A single genomic interval of Streptomyces showdoensis harbors:
- a CDS encoding TIGR04222 domain-containing membrane protein, with the protein MLQRQLLLGRRELLLLLFVRLLLLQLQLLLVQLLLVQQQLLRQQLLIPRGRSRAARSARSPVPVAGRPLLPYNRVMVWVPLLLVALVVSGVGCARVCRAAVAADTRAGGDGGELNVCEAAYLAGGPLRVTDLTLVSMHRARLLLLAHTGWATVVADTGGRDELERAVLGAIGPDGQSRIPAVRPLVADDESVRALAAGLVARGLALPEEARRSVASGARAVRAAFLLTLVLGTGAGLLVPAGERGEVLAWFALPLVAAGLCLLIARADTPGYACWASPAGRRLLSGLSLADPLTALAKRGTGVLEPELRAAFRVHDRQHLP; encoded by the coding sequence GTGCTCCAGCGGCAGCTCCTGCTCGGGCGGCGGGAGCTCCTGCTCCTCCTCTTCGTCCGGCTCCTGCTCCTCCAGCTCCAGCTCCTGCTCGTCCAGCTCCTGCTCGTCCAGCAGCAGCTCCTGCGGCAGCAGCTCCTGATCCCGCGCGGGCGGTCCCGGGCCGCCCGGTCCGCCCGCTCACCCGTTCCGGTGGCGGGGCGCCCGCTCCTCCCGTACAACCGGGTCATGGTCTGGGTCCCGCTGCTCCTCGTCGCCCTCGTCGTCTCCGGTGTCGGCTGCGCCCGGGTGTGCCGGGCCGCCGTGGCGGCCGACACGCGGGCGGGCGGGGACGGCGGCGAGCTCAACGTCTGCGAGGCGGCGTATCTCGCGGGCGGGCCGCTGCGGGTCACCGATCTGACCCTGGTCTCCATGCACCGGGCCCGGCTGCTGCTCCTCGCGCACACCGGCTGGGCGACGGTCGTCGCCGACACGGGTGGCCGGGACGAGCTGGAGCGGGCGGTGCTCGGGGCGATCGGCCCGGACGGACAGTCGCGGATCCCGGCGGTACGGCCGCTGGTCGCCGACGACGAGAGCGTACGGGCGCTGGCGGCCGGCCTGGTCGCACGCGGGCTCGCGCTGCCCGAGGAGGCACGCCGCTCGGTGGCCTCGGGCGCCCGGGCGGTCCGGGCGGCGTTCCTGCTGACCCTGGTCCTGGGGACGGGCGCGGGGCTGCTCGTGCCGGCGGGCGAGCGGGGCGAGGTGCTCGCCTGGTTCGCGCTGCCGCTGGTGGCGGCCGGGCTCTGTCTGCTGATCGCCCGCGCCGACACGCCCGGCTACGCCTGTTGGGCCTCGCCCGCGGGCCGGCGGCTGCTGTCGGGGCTCTCGCTCGCCGATCCGCTGACGGCGCTCGCGAAGCGGGGCACCGGGGTGCTGGAGCCGGAGCTGCGTGCCGCCTTTCGGGTACATGACAGGCAACACCTGCCGTAG
- a CDS encoding alpha/beta hydrolase produces the protein MRSVALHTLLLSALVTPVLVAPGAVAPAVALPRLDAPPAEARGTTVAARAAAAEGIAFGACPAAERLPAPVECGTVRVPLDYADPNGTRIPLTVSRVRATGPAGDRQGALVYNPGGPGASSTYFPLAAGLPAWKRIAAAYDLVGYAPRGVGRSAPVSCQDPADRTKGPTLAPTLPSEVYKKERTARATTYAQGCARRTGTALRHYHSLNNARDLEVLRAALGEPRLTYMGASYGTYFGALYATLFPHRVRRMVFDAPVNPAPRQIWYANNLDQSLAFERRWADFRTWAAKHDAVYGLGATAAEVGENYEKVRVELAAAPAGGRVGPGQLHGAMLQALYDDRFWAARAGALGAYLKGDTKPLVAQAGPGDAPLSGEEGTADPGNAAAVYTAVECNDAPWPEDFALWDRDNTRLARLAPFETWDNVWANLPCAYWKAPRQKPLDVRTGPGVLPPVLILAAERDAAAPYEGARELERRLWGAALVTERDAGTHGIGGGDNACVNGHLERYLLTGAVPGGTAEPQGGTPVRRASCAPHPEPDPVSLERQAEVRRPSDLPGRGVAARLGAGR, from the coding sequence ATGAGGTCCGTCGCGCTGCACACGCTCCTGCTGTCCGCCCTCGTCACCCCCGTCCTGGTCGCCCCGGGCGCCGTCGCCCCCGCCGTCGCCCTGCCGCGGCTCGACGCGCCGCCCGCCGAGGCCCGGGGCACCACGGTCGCGGCGCGGGCCGCGGCCGCCGAGGGCATCGCGTTCGGGGCGTGCCCGGCGGCGGAGCGGCTGCCGGCCCCCGTCGAGTGCGGCACCGTCCGGGTGCCCCTGGACTACGCCGACCCGAACGGCACCCGCATCCCGCTCACCGTCAGCCGGGTCCGGGCCACCGGACCGGCCGGCGACCGTCAGGGCGCGCTGGTCTACAACCCGGGCGGACCCGGCGCCTCCTCCACGTACTTCCCGCTGGCCGCCGGCCTCCCCGCATGGAAGCGAATCGCCGCCGCCTACGACCTGGTCGGCTACGCCCCGCGCGGGGTGGGCCGCTCGGCGCCCGTCTCCTGCCAGGACCCGGCCGACCGCACCAAGGGCCCGACGCTCGCGCCGACGCTGCCCTCGGAGGTCTACAAGAAGGAGCGCACCGCCCGCGCCACCACCTACGCGCAGGGCTGCGCCCGCCGGACCGGCACGGCACTGCGGCACTACCACTCGCTCAACAACGCCCGCGACCTGGAGGTCCTGAGGGCCGCGCTCGGGGAGCCGCGGCTCACGTACATGGGCGCCTCCTACGGCACGTACTTCGGCGCCCTGTACGCGACGCTCTTCCCGCACCGGGTGCGCCGGATGGTCTTCGACGCGCCGGTGAACCCGGCGCCGCGACAGATCTGGTACGCCAACAACCTCGACCAGTCGCTCGCCTTCGAGCGCCGCTGGGCCGACTTCCGCACCTGGGCGGCGAAGCACGACGCGGTGTACGGCCTGGGCGCGACGGCCGCCGAGGTGGGCGAGAACTACGAGAAGGTGCGGGTCGAGCTGGCCGCCGCCCCGGCGGGCGGGAGGGTCGGCCCCGGGCAGCTGCACGGGGCGATGCTCCAGGCGCTGTACGACGACCGCTTCTGGGCGGCCCGGGCGGGCGCCCTCGGCGCGTACCTGAAGGGCGACACGAAGCCGCTGGTCGCCCAGGCCGGACCCGGCGACGCGCCCCTCAGCGGGGAGGAGGGGACCGCCGACCCGGGGAACGCGGCGGCCGTGTACACGGCCGTGGAGTGCAACGACGCGCCCTGGCCGGAGGACTTCGCGCTCTGGGACCGGGACAACACCCGGCTCGCGCGGCTGGCCCCGTTCGAGACCTGGGACAACGTGTGGGCCAACCTGCCCTGCGCGTACTGGAAGGCGCCGCGGCAGAAGCCGCTGGACGTGCGGACCGGTCCCGGGGTGCTGCCGCCGGTGCTGATCCTGGCGGCCGAGCGGGACGCGGCGGCCCCGTACGAAGGGGCGCGGGAACTGGAGCGCAGGCTGTGGGGCGCGGCGCTGGTGACCGAGCGGGACGCGGGGACCCACGGCATCGGCGGCGGGGACAACGCGTGCGTGAACGGCCATCTGGAGCGCTATCTGCTCACCGGGGCGGTGCCCGGCGGGACGGCGGAGCCGCAGGGAGGGACGCCGGTGCGGCGCGCGTCGTGCGCGCCGCACCCGGAGCCGGACCCGGTGTCGCTGGAGCGGCAGGCGGAGGTCCGCCGGCCGTCTGATCTTCCGGGTCGAGGGGTCGCCGCCCGGCTGGGAGCGGGGCGGTGA
- the hemQ gene encoding hydrogen peroxide-dependent heme synthase — protein sequence MSAPEKIPNAGKKAKDLNEVIRYTLWSVFKLRDNLPEDRAGYADEVQELFDQLAAKDITIRGTYDLSGLRADADVMIWWHAETSDELQEAYNLFRRTRLGRALEPVWSNMALHRPAEFNKSHIPAFLADETPRDYVSVYPFVRSYDWYLLPDEDRRRMLADHGKMARGFPDVRANTVASFSLGDYEWILAFEADELHRIVDLMRHLRASEARMHVREEIPFYTGRRRSVADLVAGLA from the coding sequence ATGAGTGCGCCCGAAAAGATCCCGAACGCCGGTAAGAAGGCGAAGGACCTCAACGAGGTCATCCGCTACACCCTGTGGTCCGTCTTCAAGCTGCGCGACAACCTTCCCGAGGACCGCGCCGGCTACGCCGACGAGGTCCAGGAGCTGTTCGACCAGCTCGCCGCCAAGGACATCACGATCCGCGGCACGTACGACCTCTCCGGTCTGCGCGCCGACGCCGACGTCATGATCTGGTGGCACGCCGAGACGAGCGACGAGCTCCAGGAGGCGTACAACCTCTTCCGCCGCACCCGCCTGGGCCGCGCCCTGGAGCCGGTCTGGTCGAACATGGCGCTGCACCGCCCGGCCGAGTTCAACAAGTCGCACATCCCGGCCTTCCTGGCCGACGAGACCCCGCGCGACTACGTCTCGGTCTACCCCTTCGTGCGCTCCTACGACTGGTACCTGCTGCCGGACGAGGACCGCCGCCGGATGCTCGCCGACCACGGCAAGATGGCCCGCGGCTTCCCGGACGTGCGGGCCAACACGGTCGCCTCGTTCTCGCTCGGCGACTACGAGTGGATCCTGGCCTTCGAGGCCGACGAGCTGCACCGCATCGTCGACCTGATGCGCCACCTGCGGGCCTCCGAGGCGCGGATGCACGTCCGCGAGGAGATCCCGTTCTACACCGGCCGCCGCCGCAGCGTGGCGGACCTGGTGGCCGGCCTGGCCTGA
- the hemG gene encoding protoporphyrinogen oxidase yields the protein MNANAQPPGGPDVVVVGGGIAGLAAAHRLVTAGARVTLLEADGRLGGKLLAGEIAGAPVDLGAESLLARRPEALALAERVGLADRLQAPATTTASVWSRGELTPMPKGHVMGVPADGRAVEGLLSAEGVRRIARDAELPPTGIGEDVAIGAYVAERMGHEVVDRLVEPLLGGVYAGDAYRISMKAAVPALFDAARSHPTLAAAVRAVQRAGAATPADAAGAATGLGGAAFAGIRGGVGTLPGAVADAIRAAGGEILTGTPVTALRRTGPHGWQVVTPERVLTPEAVVLATPAGPAAALLADTAPGASAELAAVEYASMALVTLAFRRADLPDLPGSGFLVPPVDGHTIKASTFSSRKWAWVAEAAPELFVLRTSVGRHGEEEQVHREDADLVDVSLKDLGAATGLAARPVASTVTRWTGGLPQYPVGHLDRVARIRAAVAGLPGLHLAGAAYEGVGIPACIASGRRAADEIIATSETGDPGAGHSS from the coding sequence ATGAACGCGAACGCGCAGCCCCCGGGCGGACCGGACGTCGTCGTCGTCGGAGGCGGCATCGCCGGCCTCGCCGCAGCCCACCGCCTCGTCACCGCGGGCGCGAGAGTCACCCTCCTCGAAGCGGACGGCCGGCTCGGCGGCAAGCTGCTCGCCGGGGAGATCGCCGGCGCCCCGGTCGACCTCGGCGCCGAGTCGCTGCTCGCCCGCCGCCCCGAGGCCCTCGCGCTGGCGGAGCGGGTGGGCCTCGCCGACCGGCTCCAGGCCCCCGCCACCACCACCGCCTCCGTCTGGTCCCGCGGCGAGCTGACCCCCATGCCCAAGGGGCACGTCATGGGCGTCCCCGCCGACGGCCGGGCCGTCGAGGGGCTGCTCTCCGCGGAGGGCGTCCGCCGGATCGCCCGCGACGCGGAGCTCCCGCCGACCGGGATCGGCGAGGACGTCGCCATCGGCGCGTACGTCGCCGAGCGCATGGGCCACGAGGTCGTCGACCGGCTCGTCGAGCCCCTCCTCGGCGGGGTCTACGCGGGCGACGCCTACCGCATCTCCATGAAGGCGGCCGTCCCCGCCCTCTTCGACGCCGCGCGCAGCCACCCCACGCTCGCCGCGGCCGTCCGCGCCGTCCAGCGGGCCGGCGCCGCCACCCCGGCCGACGCGGCGGGCGCCGCCACCGGACTCGGCGGCGCGGCCTTCGCCGGGATCCGCGGCGGCGTCGGCACCCTGCCCGGCGCCGTCGCCGACGCGATCCGCGCCGCCGGCGGCGAGATCCTCACCGGCACCCCGGTCACCGCGCTGCGCCGCACCGGCCCGCACGGCTGGCAGGTCGTCACCCCCGAGCGGGTCCTCACCCCCGAGGCCGTCGTCCTCGCCACCCCCGCCGGGCCCGCCGCCGCGCTGCTCGCCGACACCGCGCCCGGCGCCTCGGCCGAGCTCGCGGCCGTCGAGTACGCCTCGATGGCCCTGGTCACCCTCGCCTTCCGACGCGCGGACCTCCCCGACCTGCCCGGTTCGGGCTTCCTGGTCCCGCCCGTCGACGGGCACACGATCAAGGCCTCCACCTTCTCCAGCCGGAAGTGGGCCTGGGTCGCCGAGGCCGCGCCCGAGCTCTTCGTGCTGCGCACCTCCGTCGGCCGGCACGGCGAGGAGGAGCAGGTGCACCGCGAGGACGCCGACCTGGTCGACGTCTCCCTGAAGGACCTCGGCGCCGCCACCGGCCTCGCCGCCCGGCCGGTGGCCTCCACCGTGACCCGCTGGACCGGCGGCCTGCCGCAGTACCCGGTGGGCCATCTCGACCGGGTCGCCCGGATCCGCGCCGCCGTCGCGGGGCTGCCCGGACTGCACCTCGCGGGCGCCGCGTACGAGGGCGTCGGCATCCCCGCGTGCATCGCCTCGGGCCGGCGTGCGGCGGACGAGATCATCGCCACGTCCGAAACGGGCGACCCTGGTGCCGGGCACTCTTCGTGA